Within the Magnetospirillum sp. genome, the region CGACAATCGGGGCGAGGAGGGCCGCCACGACAAAAAGAGTGACGATCGCAAGCCCGAACATCGCGGCCGGCCGGCGCAGCAAGCGGCGAAGTGCGCGCCGTCCGGGACTTTCGATCGTTTGGGCAACACTTGTCATTGCTGGCGCAGCCGCGGATTGATGAGGAAATAGGCGATGTCGGCCAAAAGATTGAAGCCGACATAGGCCGTGGCTGTGACGAGCACCACGCCCTGCACGACCAGATAGTCGCGGTTGAACACCGCATCGACCACAAGCTTGCCGAAGCCTGGGATGGTGAAAACCTGCTCGGTAAGCACGGCCCCCGAAAACAGCGCGCCAAGCTCGAGCGCACCCAGGGTCACCACGGGGACCAGCGCGTTGCGAAGCGCGTGTTTGTTGATCACGACTTTTTCGCTGAGGCCCTTGGCGCGCGCGGTGCGCACATAGTCTTGGTTCAGCGCCTGCAGCATGGCGGCGCGCGTATGGCGCATGAATACTGCCGCGATCGAATTGCCGAGCACGAAGGCCGGCATGATCGTGGTGGCAAGGCTCTGCTTCCAGTCTTCGAACGGGCTCACATAGCCGGACGGCGGCAGCCACCCGAGTTCGACCGACACCAATAGAATGAGCATGATGCCGAGCCAAAAATTCGGCGTCGAAAGCCCCCACAACGCAATCGCGTTGGCGGCGTAGTCCCAAAACGAATCTTTGCGCACGGCCGAGAGCACGCCCATCGGAATGCCGATCAGGCACGCGATCAAAAACGCCATGCCGCCCAACTGCAGCGTGACGGGAAGCTTGGCGAGAACCAATTCCAGCACCGGCTGGCCGATGCGCAACGACGTGCCGAAATCGCCCTGCAGCACGCCGCCGATCCAGCGCAGATACTGCACATGGATCGGCTGGTCGAGCCCGTAATAGGCGCGGATTTCGGCCAAGGATTGTTCGTCGCGATCCTCGCCCGCCAGCATCGACGCAGGGTCGCCGGGCAGCAGCAATTGCAGACCGAACACCAGCATCGAGACGACGATCAAGGTCGGCACGATGCTGGCGAGACGGCGGGCGAGGAAAGCGAACATAGGTCGGCCTTAGTTTGCGGCGAGCCGCACGCCCTGCAGGCGGATGAGCCCGTCGGTCACCGGCACGAAGCCGGTGAGACGCTGCCCGTGCGCGAGGAAGTTCGTGCGATGCCACATATAGAGAATCGGCCGGTCGGCAGCCGTGATCGTCGAAATCTTCTGGAGCACGGCCATGCGCTGGGCGGGGTCGGCGATGGTGCGTTGCTCGTCCATGAGCCGGTCCACTTCCGGGTTCAGATACTTGCCGTAGTTCTGCGGCCCGTCCTTGGTGATGAAGACGTAGAGATTGCCGTCCGGATCGGGGCGGCCGCTCCAC harbors:
- a CDS encoding ABC transporter permease, encoding MFAFLARRLASIVPTLIVVSMLVFGLQLLLPGDPASMLAGEDRDEQSLAEIRAYYGLDQPIHVQYLRWIGGVLQGDFGTSLRIGQPVLELVLAKLPVTLQLGGMAFLIACLIGIPMGVLSAVRKDSFWDYAANAIALWGLSTPNFWLGIMLILLVSVELGWLPPSGYVSPFEDWKQSLATTIMPAFVLGNSIAAVFMRHTRAAMLQALNQDYVRTARAKGLSEKVVINKHALRNALVPVVTLGALELGALFSGAVLTEQVFTIPGFGKLVVDAVFNRDYLVVQGVVLVTATAYVGFNLLADIAYFLINPRLRQQ